One window of Anaerolineales bacterium genomic DNA carries:
- a CDS encoding GAF domain-containing protein, whose translation MSNIRPEDNIINEIEVLQRKMIQSIGRLAGSGNPQVTSINLELKDFVRELDQVREDLKKRFEKDRDEMEARFKKQQERLEALAGIGAVINSSLDHKRVMDKVMDALIGLMKAERGFLMLKDDQGDFQVQIARDVKHNVVSKDDFEISKSIVRQVLENGEAVLTTSAKDDPRFGQQASVAAFSLLSILCAPLKVKDKLIGVIYVDNRAQKGIFTRDELELISTFANQAAVAIENARLYEELQTAYQATLEGWVRALDMRDKETEGHTKRVTLLTGELARRMGLDETSLVHIERGALLHDIGKMAIPDGILLKPAALTPEERILIEKHPVYAFEMLSPIKFLHPALDIPYCHHEKWDGSGYPRKLSGETIPLAARIFAVVDVWDALVSDRPYRKGLEPGDVKQKLRDDAGKHFDPQVVDAFLGMDDQTLKATAKIN comes from the coding sequence ATGTCCAATATTCGTCCGGAAGATAACATCATCAATGAAATCGAGGTCCTTCAAAGGAAGATGATCCAGTCGATTGGAAGGCTGGCGGGTTCCGGCAACCCGCAAGTCACCTCCATCAACCTCGAATTAAAGGATTTCGTGCGCGAACTCGACCAGGTCCGCGAGGATTTGAAAAAACGATTCGAGAAGGACCGCGACGAAATGGAAGCGCGATTCAAGAAACAGCAGGAACGATTGGAAGCGCTCGCCGGGATCGGGGCGGTCATCAATTCCTCGCTCGATCACAAACGCGTGATGGACAAGGTGATGGATGCATTGATCGGTCTGATGAAGGCCGAACGCGGCTTTTTGATGTTGAAGGACGATCAGGGAGACTTTCAGGTACAGATCGCGCGCGACGTAAAGCACAACGTTGTCTCCAAGGACGATTTTGAGATCAGCAAAAGCATCGTCCGCCAGGTGCTCGAGAACGGGGAGGCAGTCCTGACGACCAGCGCCAAGGACGATCCGCGCTTCGGGCAGCAAGCCAGCGTGGCGGCGTTCAGCCTGCTCTCCATCCTTTGCGCGCCATTGAAGGTCAAGGATAAATTGATCGGCGTGATCTATGTGGATAACCGCGCCCAGAAGGGGATCTTCACCCGCGATGAATTGGAATTGATCTCCACCTTTGCAAACCAGGCGGCGGTGGCGATCGAGAACGCGCGGCTTTACGAGGAACTGCAAACGGCGTATCAGGCGACTCTCGAAGGCTGGGTGCGCGCGCTCGACATGCGCGACAAGGAAACGGAAGGTCACACCAAGCGGGTCACATTGCTCACCGGCGAACTCGCGCGCAGGATGGGGCTGGATGAAACCAGCCTCGTTCACATCGAACGCGGCGCGCTATTGCACGACATCGGAAAGATGGCGATCCCCGACGGGATTCTCTTGAAGCCTGCGGCTCTGACCCCGGAGGAGCGGATCCTGATCGAGAAGCACCCGGTCTACGCCTTTGAAATGCTCAGCCCGATCAAGTTCCTGCACCCGGCATTGGACATCCCCTATTGTCATCACGAAAAATGGGACGGGAGCGGGTATCCGCGCAAGTTGAGCGGAGAGACCATCCCGCTGGCGGCGAGGATCTTCGCCGTTGTCGATGTGTGGGATGCGCTCGTCTCGGACCGTCCGTACCGCAAGGGACTCGAACCCGGCGATGTAAAACAAAAACTCCGTGATGATGCGGGAAAACATTTCGATCCACAAGTTGTTGATGCGTTTTTGGGAATGGACGACCAGACCTTGAAGGCGACGGCGAAGATAAACTAA
- a CDS encoding alkaline phosphatase D family protein, which translates to MAKIPSLLLGPIVGGLSHTGANIWARANSPASMQVWLATRSDLKDAKSTGRADLTARDGFSGVVRVARLKPETVYYYAVSLGRIRPKREDFHRFTTLPKPRTRRSFSFVFGSCYLPPDEHGGGTLDELMKQVESENLQFGLFLGDQIYADDAKGNGLGRIAVTLDDYRRVYEYTWSRPAMKSLLPNLPLFMTLDDHEVDDDWHWRDSARQWADIPRHNKFLRWLKGVPPQQRHLYPGRIRAALKAYQEHQGMHSPDPLIPLQADEEGKYNFHAEMEGSLAYSFTCGGAAFFVTDTRTMRVKGRERSLLSEGQWRALQEWLLKVNQQYPVKFLVSSGSILYPFWLDITQDRWSGFPAERERLLEFLAVNEIEGVRILTGDLHAAHAVSAELNCPSGRRIPIWEFCATPFEQSSFFISNSYHPIFSKWIGRQKKLFRQAGQNFGIVRVDFDSSPPRVTYSLRFNKDGWRSRDPVVTY; encoded by the coding sequence ATGGCAAAAATCCCTTCCCTTCTTCTCGGTCCAATCGTGGGCGGACTCAGTCATACCGGCGCGAACATTTGGGCGCGTGCGAATTCACCGGCATCGATGCAGGTCTGGCTGGCAACCCGGAGCGACTTGAAAGACGCCAAGTCCACGGGCAGGGCAGACCTTACGGCGAGGGATGGATTCTCAGGCGTCGTCAGGGTGGCCCGGCTCAAGCCGGAAACGGTTTATTACTACGCCGTCAGCCTGGGCAGGATCCGCCCGAAGCGCGAAGACTTTCACCGCTTCACCACCCTCCCCAAGCCGCGCACAAGGCGTTCCTTTTCGTTCGTCTTCGGCTCGTGCTATCTCCCGCCGGACGAGCACGGCGGCGGCACCCTCGACGAATTAATGAAGCAGGTCGAAAGCGAAAACCTGCAATTCGGTTTGTTCCTCGGCGATCAGATCTATGCCGATGATGCAAAAGGCAACGGGTTGGGCCGCATCGCGGTCACGCTCGACGATTACCGCCGCGTCTACGAATACACCTGGTCGCGCCCGGCCATGAAGTCGCTCCTGCCGAACCTGCCGCTGTTCATGACCCTCGACGATCATGAAGTTGACGACGACTGGCATTGGCGCGACTCCGCCAGGCAATGGGCGGACATCCCCCGGCATAACAAATTCCTGCGCTGGTTGAAAGGCGTCCCGCCGCAACAGCGTCACCTGTACCCGGGCCGCATCCGCGCCGCGCTCAAAGCCTACCAGGAACACCAGGGCATGCACTCGCCGGACCCTTTGATTCCCCTGCAAGCGGATGAGGAGGGGAAATACAATTTCCATGCGGAAATGGAAGGCTCGCTCGCCTATTCGTTCACCTGCGGCGGCGCGGCTTTCTTCGTGACCGATACGCGAACGATGCGCGTGAAAGGTCGGGAGCGGTCCCTGCTGAGCGAAGGTCAATGGAGGGCATTGCAGGAGTGGCTGTTGAAGGTCAACCAGCAATATCCTGTAAAATTCCTGGTCTCGTCGGGCTCGATCCTCTATCCCTTCTGGCTCGATATCACCCAGGACCGCTGGTCTGGCTTCCCGGCCGAGCGTGAACGCCTGCTAGAATTCCTGGCGGTCAACGAGATCGAAGGAGTCCGCATCCTGACAGGGGATCTGCATGCGGCTCATGCCGTCTCCGCGGAACTCAACTGTCCAAGCGGACGCCGCATTCCCATCTGGGAGTTCTGCGCCACCCCGTTCGAGCAATCGTCGTTTTTCATCAGCAATTCGTATCATCCGATCTTCTCGAAATGGATCGGGAGGCAAAAGAAACTCTTCCGCCAGGCGGGACAAAATTTTGGCATCGTCCGTGTGGATTTCGACTCATCGCCGCCGCGGGTCACGTATTCGCTGCGGTTCAACAAGGATGGGTGGCGATCCCGCGATCCCGTAGTAACCTATTGA
- a CDS encoding LysM peptidoglycan-binding domain-containing protein → MSRKPLILPTLVFLIMLAALIPFQVHAGGVCGGAYTVESGDTVEKLAAMCGTTASAIFAANPGLKEPLAAGQVITIPGLNYGVTVTLTPIVTPTPVTVTPTPVTVVNNYYYTYNYYTSNISSPDAVVNGSYIVQPGDTFAGIAYSFGVSINDLWAANPYIIDINILYVGQVLNIPFWYVPYPGSVPVAVTDEPKPISYPGDIPKNAPDGTVRLVNKSGGEVYISLRTSRADGTNAINEYPVDGTVVAGIPAGWIDYVAWVGGIKFTGGFKLNEDAIHTITFNRSKVVVD, encoded by the coding sequence ATGTCCCGTAAACCTTTGATTCTGCCAACCCTGGTTTTCCTGATAATGCTCGCAGCGCTGATTCCATTCCAGGTCCACGCGGGAGGCGTGTGCGGCGGTGCGTATACCGTCGAAAGCGGAGATACCGTCGAGAAACTGGCGGCGATGTGCGGAACGACGGCATCGGCCATTTTTGCGGCGAATCCCGGGTTGAAGGAACCGCTTGCCGCTGGGCAGGTGATCACAATTCCCGGTCTGAACTATGGGGTGACAGTAACGCTGACCCCAATCGTCACGCCGACACCGGTCACGGTTACTCCGACGCCCGTAACAGTGGTGAACAATTACTACTACACTTACAACTACTACACATCCAATATCTCTTCTCCCGACGCCGTCGTGAACGGCTCGTATATCGTCCAACCGGGCGATACTTTTGCAGGAATCGCCTACAGCTTCGGCGTTTCGATCAACGACCTGTGGGCGGCGAATCCATACATCATCGACATCAACATACTTTACGTCGGGCAGGTTCTGAATATCCCCTTCTGGTACGTTCCCTACCCGGGCTCAGTCCCGGTTGCCGTAACGGATGAGCCGAAACCGATTTCCTATCCGGGAGACATCCCAAAGAACGCGCCTGACGGCACCGTGCGCCTCGTGAACAAATCGGGCGGTGAGGTGTACATCTCCCTGCGCACCTCCCGGGCTGATGGGACGAATGCCATCAACGAATATCCAGTCGATGGAACAGTGGTGGCAGGCATCCCGGCAGGCTGGATCGATTACGTTGCCTGGGTGGGGGGAATAAAATTCACCGGCGGTTTCAAGTTGAACGAGGATGCCATTCACACGATCACATTCAACAGAAGCAAAGTGGTCGTGGATTAA
- a CDS encoding DUF2817 domain-containing protein — MTTNISLFPTTYESSRERFRGYLSAIQKMWNKAALQQHAMTYDNSLTIDWIYSPAAEKNEKVLVFTTGEHGVECYVGSAMMHKFVEEYLPKLDPRTTGILLVHAINPWGMKNHRRGNRDNIDLNRTFMLDPLFDSTFNPAYDRIHGFLNPAGKLTNTFFNNLAYLFSLIWHVSSMGMKNFRNALLLGQYRHSNGLYYGGRDMPEETRTIMELYKIALHDYAQVLHLDMHTGYGPRYQMSLVNSALDNNPSNYFEDRFDYPLVVAATADEFYAIRGDMIDYIYALKQRDYPTKRLYATSFEFGTLGDTLYGLFQSPRVMIHENRAYWHGTSNEQVHADAKRGFEELFNPSAADWKEKAVKDAEQAFEGILKAEGYIQPSA, encoded by the coding sequence ATGACCACCAACATCTCCCTCTTCCCCACCACATATGAATCCTCCCGCGAGCGATTCCGCGGATATTTGTCCGCCATTCAAAAAATGTGGAACAAGGCGGCTTTGCAACAACATGCCATGACCTACGACAACAGCCTGACCATCGACTGGATCTACTCCCCCGCAGCAGAAAAGAACGAGAAGGTCCTCGTCTTCACCACGGGCGAACACGGCGTGGAATGTTATGTCGGTTCGGCAATGATGCACAAATTCGTGGAAGAGTACCTGCCAAAGCTCGACCCGCGCACGACGGGCATTCTGCTTGTGCATGCCATCAACCCGTGGGGCATGAAAAATCATCGCCGCGGCAACCGCGACAACATCGACCTGAACCGTACCTTCATGCTCGACCCGCTCTTCGATTCGACATTCAATCCTGCCTACGACAGGATTCACGGATTTCTAAACCCGGCGGGGAAACTCACGAATACGTTCTTCAACAATCTCGCATATTTGTTCAGTTTGATCTGGCACGTATCCAGCATGGGGATGAAGAATTTCCGCAATGCGTTACTGCTCGGACAGTACCGGCATTCCAATGGATTGTATTACGGCGGCAGGGACATGCCCGAAGAGACGCGCACGATCATGGAATTGTACAAAATAGCATTACATGACTACGCGCAAGTCTTGCACCTCGACATGCACACCGGCTACGGTCCGCGGTACCAGATGAGTTTGGTCAATTCAGCATTGGATAATAACCCATCGAATTACTTTGAAGACCGCTTCGACTATCCGCTCGTGGTCGCCGCCACTGCAGACGAGTTTTACGCCATTCGCGGCGACATGATCGATTACATCTACGCCTTGAAGCAGCGCGACTATCCCACCAAGCGACTGTACGCCACATCGTTTGAATTCGGCACTCTCGGCGACACGCTCTACGGCTTATTCCAAAGTCCGCGGGTGATGATCCACGAGAACCGCGCCTACTGGCATGGAACGAGTAATGAACAAGTCCACGCCGATGCCAAACGTGGATTTGAAGAACTGTTCAACCCCTCCGCAGCCGATTGGAAGGAGAAAGCCGTCAAAGATGCAGAGCAGGCGTTCGAGGGGATTTTGAAGGCGGAAGGATACATCCAACCATCAGCGTGA
- a CDS encoding cation-translocating P-type ATPase, protein MEQNNLWHTRSTDQVYAQLNSAETGLSAKEADARLAKYGPNEIQAAHRISPWEILFEQFKNVLILILLGATAISFFLGHGVESIVIAIIVLFAVGLGFIQEYRAERAIDALRQMAAPTATVLRDGIDVKVPAREVVPGDVVILHTGDRIPADGRIIESINLQIEEAALTGESVPVEKHTDALPTQEMPVGDRKNMVYAGTAATYGRGRALIVATGMQTEFGKIAQLLQTVETSRTPLQQNLDKVGSTLARAAFIVVAIIVAFGLLRGQPFIEMLIFGIALAVAVVPEALPAVVTISLAIGVQKMVKRHALIRRLPAVETLGSTSVICSDKTGTLTKDEMTVRRIYVGGGEYSVSGSGYSPVGHFSNNGGTPNEIAAELKHMLTAATLASDATLIKNETGKSENDWDIKGDPTEGALVVAAAKAGLRKEALEETYPRVQEIPFTSESKRMTTLHNNGKGFVAYTKGAPEIILENCDSILTMNGVKRLDDTSRRQVLDTAQNFASQALRVLAVASKPDAVLESAQTGMTFLGLAGMIDPPRPEAREAIAVCESAGIRPVMITGDHPLTAQAVARELGLLKNGRVVTGAELDDISDEDFKREVETIDVYARVSPAHKLRVVTALQANEHIVAMTGDGVNDAPALKKADIGIAMGITGTDVTKEAAAMNLTDDNFASIVAAVEEGRGVFGNIKKYLMFLLSSNIGEITLMAAATLLGLPLPLTAVQILYVNLATDGLPALALAVDPPDSDIMRRKPRNPRTGIFTRPVKWILGIAGLWSGFVNISLFIWATNSGRSIEEAMTMTFMSLVVIQFFKAYNHRSEHRSVFERPFRNKWLNLAILWEFLLLLLIVYLPFLHEPFDTYSLPLIDWVIIFAVAASITPVLELVKWFIRKGWLGAME, encoded by the coding sequence ATGGAACAAAATAATCTCTGGCATACACGGTCCACGGACCAGGTGTATGCCCAACTCAACAGCGCAGAAACAGGCTTGAGCGCGAAGGAAGCGGATGCGCGTCTGGCAAAGTATGGTCCGAACGAGATCCAGGCGGCGCATCGCATATCCCCCTGGGAGATCCTGTTCGAGCAATTTAAAAATGTCCTGATCCTGATCCTGCTCGGCGCTACAGCGATTTCGTTTTTTCTCGGGCACGGCGTGGAGTCGATCGTCATCGCCATCATCGTGCTCTTTGCAGTTGGGCTCGGCTTCATCCAGGAATATCGCGCCGAACGCGCCATCGATGCGTTGCGCCAGATGGCGGCACCGACCGCCACCGTCCTTCGCGACGGCATCGATGTGAAAGTGCCCGCGCGCGAAGTGGTGCCCGGCGACGTGGTCATATTGCACACGGGCGACCGCATCCCCGCAGACGGGCGAATCATCGAATCGATAAATTTACAAATCGAAGAAGCGGCACTGACCGGCGAATCGGTCCCCGTCGAAAAACACACCGACGCGCTTCCAACTCAAGAGATGCCCGTTGGCGACCGCAAGAACATGGTCTACGCCGGGACCGCCGCCACCTACGGGCGCGGACGCGCTTTGATCGTCGCCACAGGCATGCAAACCGAATTCGGCAAGATCGCGCAGTTGTTGCAAACCGTCGAAACCAGCAGGACGCCGCTGCAACAAAACCTGGACAAGGTCGGCTCGACACTGGCGCGCGCTGCATTCATTGTCGTCGCCATCATCGTTGCGTTCGGCCTCCTGCGCGGACAGCCCTTCATCGAAATGCTCATCTTCGGCATCGCGCTAGCGGTTGCGGTTGTGCCCGAAGCCCTGCCTGCGGTCGTGACGATCTCGCTCGCCATCGGCGTGCAGAAGATGGTCAAACGCCATGCGCTCATTCGTCGTTTGCCCGCCGTGGAGACACTTGGCAGCACTTCCGTGATCTGCTCCGATAAAACCGGCACGCTCACCAAAGACGAAATGACCGTGCGCAGAATCTATGTCGGGGGCGGGGAATACAGCGTGAGCGGCTCAGGCTATTCACCGGTCGGGCATTTCTCCAACAACGGAGGCACCCCCAACGAGATCGCCGCCGAATTGAAGCACATGCTTACCGCCGCAACCCTGGCTTCGGACGCGACATTGATCAAAAATGAAACCGGAAAATCCGAGAACGATTGGGATATCAAAGGCGATCCCACCGAGGGGGCGCTCGTCGTAGCGGCAGCCAAGGCCGGGCTAAGGAAGGAGGCGCTGGAAGAAACCTACCCGCGCGTGCAGGAAATCCCATTTACATCCGAATCCAAACGGATGACCACCCTTCATAATAACGGGAAGGGTTTCGTCGCATATACCAAGGGCGCGCCGGAGATCATTTTGGAAAATTGCGACTCGATCCTCACGATGAACGGCGTGAAGAGATTGGACGACACATCCCGCAGACAGGTGCTGGACACTGCGCAGAATTTCGCAAGCCAGGCATTGCGCGTGCTTGCCGTCGCTTCCAAACCGGATGCAGTGCTTGAATCTGCCCAAACCGGTATGACCTTCCTCGGGCTGGCTGGCATGATCGACCCGCCGCGCCCCGAAGCCAGGGAGGCGATCGCGGTCTGTGAAAGCGCGGGCATTCGCCCTGTGATGATCACGGGCGACCATCCGCTCACGGCGCAGGCAGTGGCGCGCGAACTCGGCTTGCTCAAGAACGGACGCGTTGTCACCGGCGCAGAACTCGATGATATTTCCGATGAAGATTTCAAACGTGAAGTCGAAACCATCGACGTATATGCGCGTGTTTCCCCTGCTCACAAACTGCGCGTGGTGACGGCGCTGCAAGCCAACGAGCACATCGTTGCCATGACCGGTGACGGCGTGAACGACGCGCCAGCCCTTAAGAAAGCGGACATCGGCATAGCAATGGGCATCACCGGCACAGACGTCACCAAGGAAGCTGCCGCGATGAACCTGACCGACGATAATTTCGCCTCCATCGTTGCGGCAGTGGAGGAAGGTCGCGGTGTGTTCGGCAACATCAAGAAATATTTGATGTTCCTTCTCTCTTCGAATATCGGTGAGATTACACTGATGGCTGCCGCAACCCTGCTGGGACTGCCGCTGCCTTTGACCGCCGTTCAGATCTTGTACGTCAACCTTGCCACCGATGGTCTGCCCGCGCTGGCTCTGGCAGTAGACCCACCCGATTCAGATATCATGCGCCGCAAACCGCGCAATCCGCGCACAGGCATTTTCACCCGTCCGGTGAAATGGATACTGGGCATTGCCGGGCTTTGGTCTGGCTTCGTGAATATCAGCCTGTTCATTTGGGCGACGAATTCCGGTCGCAGCATCGAAGAGGCGATGACGATGACATTTATGTCACTGGTTGTCATCCAGTTCTTCAAGGCGTACAACCATCGTTCGGAGCATCGCTCTGTATTCGAGCGACCATTCCGAAATAAATGGTTGAACCTTGCCATTCTGTGGGAATTCCTGCTGCTGCTATTGATCGTGTATCTGCCATTCCTGCACGAACCGTTCGACACCTACAGCCTGCCGCTGATAGATTGGGTGATCATCTTTGCAGTCGCAGCCTCCATCACCCCCGTACTGGAACTGGTCAAGTGGTTCATCCGTAAAGGCTGGCTTGGAGCAATGGAGTAA
- a CDS encoding amphi-Trp domain-containing protein: MAKQRKKHKRDIEKNYPVDQFVKKLRRLADCLEQGQKFRIQVAGERISIPATVVINIEHERGASTEEVEFQLRWLHKK; the protein is encoded by the coding sequence ATGGCAAAGCAAAGAAAAAAACATAAACGCGATATCGAGAAGAACTACCCTGTAGACCAGTTCGTCAAAAAACTGCGCCGCCTTGCCGACTGCCTCGAACAGGGACAGAAATTTCGGATCCAGGTAGCAGGGGAGCGTATCTCGATCCCCGCGACGGTCGTCATCAACATCGAACATGAGCGCGGTGCCTCCACCGAAGAAGTGGAATTTCAACTCAGGTGGTTGCATAAAAAATAA
- a CDS encoding TraR/DksA family transcriptional regulator, producing the protein MTKIDLAAIRNTLAVEIETITANIQSEQDNLHVNSEPNPDLLDLAETCARQSIALDWLAKLEQRLGQVTIAMKRLDEGLYGICEKCGDVINPARLEAMPHAIRCVTCQERLERVR; encoded by the coding sequence ATGACAAAAATAGATTTGGCAGCGATTCGCAATACCCTCGCCGTTGAAATCGAAACCATCACCGCCAACATTCAGAGTGAACAGGATAATCTCCATGTCAACTCCGAACCAAATCCGGATCTGTTGGATCTGGCAGAAACATGTGCGCGTCAGAGTATCGCTCTGGACTGGCTGGCGAAACTGGAGCAACGTTTGGGTCAGGTGACGATCGCAATGAAGCGGCTGGATGAGGGACTTTATGGGATTTGCGAAAAATGCGGCGATGTTATCAACCCCGCCCGGCTGGAAGCCATGCCGCACGCCATACGGTGTGTGACATGTCAGGAGCGCCTTGAGCGCGTGAGGTGA
- the ggt gene encoding gamma-glutamyltransferase: MTLSNFNSHRSPVYSKRGIVATSQPLATAAGLEVLSKGGNAADAAVAAAAALNVTEPTSTGIGGDMFALYFDAQTQQVTALNGSGRASSALTLDRLKKEGLSTLPPFHPHTVTVPGACAGWCDLIAKHGSLSLTEILAPAIRLADEGFPVAPLTAHFWARGAERQLKSALNGHELTIDGRAPKAGEIFRNPGLARTFKLVAERGALGFYQGSVAESIVAVIKEAGGCMSAEDLAVHVSTWESPISVDYRGLRVYECPPNGQGITALIALNILEGFDLASMDLLSTEKMHLMIEAMRLAFADAKWYVSDPAFLMIPMQELLSKEYASERRKLIDLKRASVDPKRGSPVNASGTVYLSVVDGVGNACSFINSNYMGFGTGIVPKGWGFTLQNRGHNFSLDPNHPNALAPNKRPYHTIIPAMVTRVSDNSLYASYGVMGGFMQPQGHVQVLSALKDGGLDPQSALDLPRFCFDAESAGGRVAIEEGMPKETTDALQKMGHPLYEVFGYERALFGRGQVILRDNETGVLCGGSDPRADGYAGSF, encoded by the coding sequence ATGACCCTCTCAAATTTCAATTCACATCGGTCACCTGTTTATAGTAAACGCGGAATTGTCGCCACCTCGCAGCCGCTGGCTACTGCTGCGGGGCTTGAGGTGCTTTCCAAGGGTGGCAATGCCGCCGATGCGGCTGTGGCTGCTGCTGCCGCGCTCAACGTCACTGAGCCAACTTCCACGGGGATTGGCGGGGATATGTTCGCCTTGTATTTTGACGCGCAGACTCAGCAAGTGACTGCGCTGAACGGATCGGGGCGCGCCTCGTCCGCGCTGACGCTTGATCGGCTAAAGAAGGAAGGTTTATCTACGCTGCCGCCGTTTCATCCGCATACGGTCACTGTCCCTGGGGCGTGTGCGGGTTGGTGTGACTTAATTGCAAAACACGGCTCGCTCTCGCTGACGGAAATCCTCGCGCCTGCGATTCGACTCGCGGATGAAGGCTTTCCCGTCGCGCCGCTCACGGCCCACTTTTGGGCGCGCGGCGCGGAGCGACAGTTGAAGTCCGCGTTGAATGGGCATGAGTTGACCATTGATGGGCGTGCGCCGAAGGCGGGTGAAATCTTTCGGAACCCCGGCTTGGCGCGCACGTTCAAACTCGTCGCGGAGCGGGGCGCTCTCGGCTTTTACCAAGGCTCGGTTGCAGAATCAATTGTCGCCGTGATTAAAGAGGCGGGCGGATGTATGTCCGCTGAAGACCTCGCGGTGCATGTGTCCACGTGGGAGAGTCCCATATCCGTTGATTATCGCGGGTTGCGCGTGTATGAATGTCCGCCGAATGGACAGGGCATCACAGCGCTCATCGCGTTGAACATCCTAGAAGGCTTTGACCTGGCTTCAATGGATTTGCTCTCGACCGAAAAAATGCACCTGATGATCGAAGCGATGCGCCTCGCGTTTGCCGATGCGAAATGGTATGTGAGTGACCCCGCTTTCTTGATGATCCCGATGCAGGAATTGCTCTCGAAAGAATATGCGAGTGAGCGCCGCAAGTTGATCGACCTGAAACGCGCCTCGGTTGACCCGAAACGTGGCTCGCCGGTGAATGCTTCGGGTACGGTCTATTTGAGCGTGGTGGATGGGGTGGGGAATGCGTGTTCGTTCATCAACAGCAATTACATGGGCTTTGGTACGGGCATTGTACCGAAGGGCTGGGGCTTCACCCTGCAAAATCGCGGACATAACTTCAGCCTCGACCCGAATCATCCCAATGCGCTTGCGCCGAATAAACGCCCGTACCACACGATCATTCCGGCAATGGTGACTCGTGTATCAGATAATTCATTGTATGCTTCGTATGGGGTGATGGGCGGCTTCATGCAGCCACAGGGACATGTGCAAGTTTTATCGGCGTTGAAAGATGGCGGGCTAGACCCACAGTCTGCGCTGGATCTGCCACGCTTCTGTTTCGATGCTGAGTCAGCGGGCGGGCGTGTCGCGATCGAAGAAGGAATGCCAAAAGAAACAACGGACGCCCTGCAAAAGATGGGACATCCGTTGTATGAAGTGTTTGGATATGAACGCGCATTGTTTGGGCGAGGCCAAGTAATTTTGCGCGACAACGAAACAGGTGTGCTGTGCGGCGGCAGTGATCCGCGCGCGGATGGGTATGCGGGAAGTTTCTAA